From Mucilaginibacter rubeus, a single genomic window includes:
- a CDS encoding FKBP-type peptidyl-prolyl cis-trans isomerase, with amino-acid sequence MRKNLLLLLLAPLLVLSACFKDKSADPQQNVLNEDGNIKIYLAAHPEISATKDTSGLYYQIITPGTGTHAGPNATVTIDYSAQLLSGVSINGQTDYSNKLNVLLTGWQIGIPMIAAGGEILLIAPSRLAYGVYGTSQIPPNSIVIFDIKLKKIEQ; translated from the coding sequence ATGAGAAAAAACCTGTTGCTGTTGTTATTGGCGCCGCTATTGGTGCTGTCTGCATGTTTTAAAGATAAATCGGCCGATCCGCAGCAAAACGTTTTGAACGAGGACGGCAATATCAAAATTTACCTTGCAGCACATCCCGAAATCAGCGCGACGAAGGATACTTCAGGGCTTTATTATCAGATTATTACACCGGGAACAGGTACTCATGCCGGGCCAAATGCAACGGTTACTATCGACTACTCGGCGCAATTGCTTAGTGGCGTAAGTATAAATGGGCAAACAGATTACAGCAATAAACTCAATGTGCTGCTCACAGGCTGGCAAATCGGTATCCCGATGATTGCTGCCGGAGGCGAGATCCTGCTTATTGCTCCTTCCCGCTTAGCGTATGGCGTATATGGCACCAGCCAGATCCCGCCTAACTCTATCGTTATCTTTGATATCAAGCTCAAAAAAATAGAGCAATAA
- a CDS encoding tRNA-(ms[2]io[6]A)-hydroxylase produces MSEKTILKLQLPTDPLWVKNVVESNIEEILTDHAFCEQKAASNAITLIVQNPNLSELVQEMALLVQEEMDHFKRVHDIILERGYILGRERKDNYVNELRKFIIVGGGREAQLIDRLLFSAMIEARSCERFKVLSENINDEQLAAFYHELMISEATHYSMFIRLAKKYAEEIDVDARWKQFLEYEAHVIQNYGKGETIHG; encoded by the coding sequence GTGAGCGAGAAAACCATTTTAAAACTGCAGCTGCCTACCGATCCGCTTTGGGTTAAGAACGTGGTGGAGAGCAATATCGAAGAGATTTTGACCGATCATGCTTTTTGCGAACAAAAGGCGGCAAGTAATGCTATTACCCTTATTGTCCAAAATCCTAACCTGAGCGAGCTGGTACAGGAGATGGCGCTGCTGGTGCAGGAAGAAATGGATCATTTTAAACGCGTGCATGATATTATACTTGAGCGTGGCTATATCCTTGGCCGTGAGCGTAAGGATAACTACGTAAACGAGCTCAGAAAATTTATTATTGTGGGTGGTGGCCGCGAAGCTCAGTTGATTGACAGGCTGTTGTTTTCGGCCATGATTGAGGCCCGCAGCTGTGAGCGTTTTAAGGTGCTCTCCGAGAATATTAATGATGAACAATTAGCTGCCTTTTATCACGAGCTGATGATAAGCGAAGCAACCCACTACTCCATGTTCATTCGCCTAGCCAAAAAATACGCCGAAGAAATAGATGTTGATGCCCGCTGGAAGCAATTCCTGGAGTATGAAGCCCATGTGATCCAGAATTACGGCAAGGGCGAGACCATTCATGGGTAA
- a CDS encoding sensor histidine kinase yields MSRFKAFSVVIHIAGWLLFMAFPLVFLNSRAFYNTSITTFLQKPAYWVFCVTYMVLFYSNAYVFIPRFFLKKKYAIYSVIVVVLLAGVYLLRPFDKLMRSTDGWRMMNGMMMRHRPPFGGERFGNGSFGVPPDDTAAAFDRPPFRSDSAYFKAQSQWRRHRMRPLDSTSLFIFLMIMALSMAIKTVQQWQLTEQRAARAEADKTNAELSFLKAQINPHFLFNTLNNIYTLAAIKDDNAADSIMKLSNIMRYVTDDVAEDFVPLQSEIDCISDYIELQRLRIGKNTKVNFEVKGDIDHKQIAPLVMMTFVENVFKYGVSKHEPSDIDISVDIQGVKISFYCKNRIFGVQKSDYQRTGIGINNTKKRLDHLYPNKHLLSISSLNNEYIVQLTLQA; encoded by the coding sequence ATGTCGCGTTTTAAAGCATTTTCGGTTGTGATACATATTGCGGGATGGCTGCTATTCATGGCCTTTCCGCTGGTGTTTTTAAATAGCCGGGCTTTTTACAATACTTCCATTACCACTTTTTTACAGAAGCCGGCCTACTGGGTGTTTTGCGTTACCTATATGGTGCTTTTTTATTCAAACGCATACGTTTTCATTCCAAGGTTTTTTCTGAAAAAGAAATATGCTATTTACAGCGTCATAGTTGTGGTATTATTAGCCGGAGTTTACCTGCTTCGCCCTTTTGACAAGTTAATGCGCAGTACCGATGGCTGGCGAATGATGAACGGCATGATGATGCGGCATCGCCCTCCGTTTGGTGGCGAGCGTTTTGGTAATGGCTCTTTTGGTGTTCCTCCGGACGATACCGCCGCCGCGTTTGACCGCCCGCCCTTCCGCTCTGACTCAGCTTATTTTAAAGCGCAGTCTCAGTGGCGCCGGCACCGCATGCGGCCGCTCGATAGCACCAGCCTGTTCATCTTCCTGATGATCATGGCGCTGAGCATGGCAATAAAAACAGTGCAGCAATGGCAACTAACGGAGCAACGCGCGGCCCGGGCCGAGGCCGATAAAACCAATGCCGAACTGTCGTTTCTGAAAGCGCAGATCAATCCGCATTTTTTGTTCAACACCTTGAATAATATCTATACCCTTGCGGCTATTAAAGATGATAACGCGGCAGATAGCATCATGAAGCTATCAAACATTATGCGTTATGTTACCGATGATGTTGCCGAAGATTTTGTTCCGCTGCAAAGCGAAATAGATTGTATCAGCGACTATATCGAGCTGCAGCGTCTTCGTATCGGCAAAAACACCAAAGTTAATTTTGAAGTTAAAGGCGATATCGACCATAAACAGATAGCCCCATTGGTAATGATGACCTTTGTTGAAAATGTTTTTAAATACGGGGTGAGTAAACATGAACCATCTGATATTGATATCAGCGTAGATATCCAGGGGGTAAAAATCTCGTTTTACTGCAAAAACCGCATCTTCGGTGTACAAAAAAGCGATTATCAGCGTACGGGAATTGGCATCAACAATACAAAAAAGCGTCTGGATCATTTATACCCCAACAAACATTTATTAAGCATAAGCAGTCTGAATAATGAGTATATTGTTCAACTTACTTTACAAGCTTAA
- a CDS encoding LytR/AlgR family response regulator transcription factor → MVLKCIAIDDEPLALRLINDYVSRFPALQMVNTFEDAISGAEFLKHNPVDLLFVDINMPDITGIDLVRSLDVKPMVIFTTAHKNFAYEGFELEALDYVLKPIDIKRFTKAVEKAVDYYKYRSKPAEEAAEESLYVYSEYRMVKIDLGTIEYIESMEDYIKIHITNEKTILTLMPMKKVLEKLPASKFQRIHRSYIVPVNKIRSIQNRKVQLTDVELPISESYNDFARNWAKQK, encoded by the coding sequence ATGGTGCTTAAATGTATAGCCATTGATGACGAACCGCTGGCCTTAAGGCTCATAAACGATTATGTGTCCCGTTTTCCGGCGTTGCAAATGGTTAATACTTTTGAAGACGCCATATCCGGCGCGGAATTTTTAAAGCACAATCCGGTAGACCTGCTTTTTGTTGATATCAACATGCCCGACATTACCGGGATCGACCTGGTACGTTCGCTGGATGTGAAGCCTATGGTGATATTTACCACAGCCCATAAAAATTTCGCGTATGAAGGCTTTGAACTGGAAGCCCTTGATTATGTTTTAAAGCCCATTGATATTAAGCGCTTCACCAAAGCTGTTGAAAAGGCTGTCGATTACTACAAATACAGAAGCAAGCCCGCCGAAGAAGCGGCGGAGGAAAGCCTGTATGTGTACTCCGAATACCGTATGGTTAAGATAGATCTGGGTACTATTGAATATATAGAAAGCATGGAGGATTATATCAAGATCCACATCACCAACGAGAAAACCATCCTTACACTGATGCCTATGAAAAAGGTATTGGAAAAACTCCCCGCAAGCAAATTTCAGCGCATCCACCGCAGCTATATCGTACCTGTAAACAAGATCCGTTCCATCCAAAACCGCAAAGTTCAGCTAACCGATGTTGAGTTGCCGATAAGCGAAAGTTATAACGATTTCGCGCGCAACTGGGCAAAGCAGAAGTGA
- a CDS encoding gliding motility-associated C-terminal domain-containing protein: MEAKKLLPLISFFLILLVRKTNAQSLGDPVVSITFGSGTSTHSGALPADSGSTSYPYSSADFPSDGYYTIENTTAGAGNVWWSATDHTGNTGGYMMVVNASRSLTDYFYKRTITGLCSNTTYQFSAWVVNLLRSNDISPPNITFAIEKTDGTTIQSYNTGTIARTSGTYKWVQESFNFTLPAGVGDVVIKMINNSAGGAPANDLAIDDIVFRPYGPVIAASFSSSSSTLTAAACSDVPQTYTLSTTIPSGYTVLWQSKNGNGAWTDLTGTNSTSSTYQIVSPTVAGTYYYRAVTAQAGNINSALCRSASNVLTLTVGAPPSSTATANTPVCAGTTLSLNASTGVSYKWTGPNGFTSVLQNPTIDNVTAAAAGNYSVTIKSSSGCEVTVPLSVIVNAQPVAAVAPVEPICEGSSVTLNASGGSTYSWSPTTGLSDAGIANPVASPTDTTLYTVTVSNGTCTSTAQVQVNVLKKPVANAGPDRHITHGQSVTLNGSAKGTNVSYYWTPTDNLSSSLELKPTASPLEDITYTLHVVSNSGCGDEATDEVFVRVYKKVVIPNTFTPNGDGVNDTWNIEALDTYPTSTTQVFNRYGGLVFKSTGYPKAWDGKYSGQDIPSGTYYYVIDLKNGNVMSGWVMVMR; encoded by the coding sequence TTGGAAGCAAAAAAGTTACTCCCCCTAATCAGCTTTTTTCTCATCTTATTAGTTCGTAAAACAAATGCGCAAAGCCTCGGCGATCCGGTTGTGAGTATCACTTTTGGTTCCGGAACCTCAACACACTCTGGCGCGTTGCCTGCCGACTCTGGGTCGACGAGCTATCCTTACAGTAGTGCCGATTTTCCGAGTGATGGTTATTATACCATTGAAAATACTACTGCTGGTGCGGGCAATGTTTGGTGGTCGGCAACAGATCATACAGGTAATACAGGAGGGTACATGATGGTAGTAAATGCCAGTAGATCCTTAACCGATTATTTTTATAAACGGACGATTACCGGGTTATGCTCTAATACCACCTACCAATTCTCGGCCTGGGTGGTGAACCTGTTGAGGAGCAATGATATCAGTCCGCCAAACATCACGTTCGCCATAGAAAAGACCGATGGGACAACTATTCAAAGTTATAATACTGGTACCATTGCCCGTACCAGTGGCACTTATAAATGGGTACAGGAGTCATTTAATTTTACCCTGCCTGCAGGTGTTGGCGATGTGGTGATCAAGATGATCAATAACAGCGCGGGAGGTGCTCCGGCTAACGACCTGGCTATTGACGATATCGTTTTTCGCCCCTACGGGCCGGTCATAGCGGCAAGTTTCAGCAGTTCAAGCTCAACCTTAACCGCAGCGGCCTGTTCTGATGTTCCTCAAACTTATACGCTTAGCACTACTATCCCCAGCGGGTATACGGTTTTATGGCAGTCTAAAAACGGCAATGGCGCCTGGACAGATCTTACCGGGACAAATAGCACCAGTTCGACCTACCAGATCGTATCACCAACAGTGGCCGGAACTTATTATTATCGCGCCGTAACGGCACAGGCAGGGAACATCAATTCGGCACTTTGCAGGTCGGCATCAAATGTGCTTACGCTGACTGTCGGGGCGCCGCCTTCATCAACAGCAACAGCCAATACGCCGGTATGCGCGGGCACAACATTGTCGCTAAATGCATCAACCGGAGTAAGCTATAAATGGACGGGGCCAAATGGTTTTACATCGGTACTTCAAAACCCAACCATCGATAATGTGACGGCCGCGGCTGCCGGAAATTATTCGGTTACCATTAAATCGTCATCGGGATGCGAGGTTACAGTTCCGTTATCGGTGATTGTGAATGCCCAGCCTGTTGCAGCTGTAGCGCCGGTTGAGCCAATATGCGAAGGCAGTTCGGTAACCTTAAATGCCAGCGGTGGCTCAACCTATTCATGGTCGCCCACTACAGGTCTTTCTGATGCAGGTATTGCCAATCCGGTAGCAAGCCCCACAGATACCACGCTTTATACGGTTACCGTAAGTAACGGAACCTGTACTTCAACCGCTCAGGTTCAGGTTAACGTACTTAAAAAGCCGGTAGCTAATGCGGGTCCCGACAGGCACATTACCCATGGACAGTCAGTTACGTTAAACGGCAGTGCCAAGGGAACAAATGTAAGCTATTACTGGACCCCGACCGATAACCTGAGCAGCAGCCTTGAACTGAAGCCAACAGCGTCACCGCTTGAAGACATTACCTATACTCTGCACGTGGTATCAAACTCCGGCTGCGGCGATGAAGCTACCGACGAAGTATTTGTGCGTGTTTACAAAAAAGTGGTGATCCCAAATACCTTTACACCCAATGGCGATGGTGTTAACGACACCTGGAACATTGAAGCATTGGACACCTATCCAACTTCAACTACACAAGTATTTAACCGCTACGGCGGACTGGTATTTAAAAGTACCGGCTACCCCAAAGCCTGGGACGGCAAATACAGCGGTCAGGATATCCCATCGGGCACATACTATTACGTAATAGATTTAAAAAATGGCAATGTGATGAGCGGCTGGGTGATGGTGATGAGGTGA
- a CDS encoding FAD-dependent monooxygenase, with protein sequence MTISQQHTPVVIVGAGPSGLMMAAQLLRYGVQPVIIDSRQGPTSHSKALAVQARSMEIYRQMGIIDKVLIDGKRGGGVQFNQEGEEVAGLSLSNVGEAQTAFPFIQMYPQSKNERLLLDFITLNCCPVYWNTSLLSLNQNTEKVTLQLQSGEDKQTITCDWLIGADGAHSTVRKQLNIPFNGDTYQHQFYLADIKIDADFGDKVNLFLSKKGFAGFFPMPDERSYRVVGNLPDAFDKKDELQIEEALPHLREVTKQQIIVEQTNWFTTYRLHHRMADKFREQRCFLIGDAAHIHSPVGGQGMNTGLQDAYNLAWKLAGIVNNQLKASVLDSYAQERMPVAKDLLNTTDRIFKMILSRNWFINLLKKYLLPVVLKWVWSKPHLREAFFKRVSQTGIAYRDSSINLNLSHASQIKAGDRLPYLKVFDEKRQLETDLHEWCSKPGFTLICLGKLKEIDLFTLAKWITQNYGASLNFFYLPPSTKNQHIFDAFDVKENQKKALIIRPDMHIGFLNDVVDIDMMDNYLLNVAGVVHGL encoded by the coding sequence ATGACCATAAGCCAGCAGCATACCCCGGTTGTAATTGTAGGCGCCGGCCCATCGGGTTTGATGATGGCCGCCCAGCTTTTGCGCTATGGTGTGCAGCCGGTAATTATCGATAGCAGGCAGGGCCCAACTTCGCATTCAAAAGCGTTGGCAGTCCAGGCACGGTCTATGGAGATTTACAGGCAAATGGGCATTATAGATAAGGTGCTCATCGATGGCAAACGTGGTGGCGGTGTTCAATTTAACCAGGAAGGGGAAGAGGTAGCCGGTCTTTCACTTTCAAACGTTGGCGAAGCTCAAACAGCTTTTCCTTTTATCCAGATGTATCCACAGAGCAAAAACGAGCGGTTATTGCTGGATTTTATCACACTCAATTGCTGCCCCGTTTACTGGAATACTTCGCTGCTATCCTTAAATCAAAATACCGAAAAAGTAACCCTGCAGCTGCAAAGTGGCGAGGATAAACAAACCATTACCTGCGATTGGCTGATTGGCGCCGACGGCGCGCACAGCACCGTACGTAAGCAGCTGAACATTCCTTTTAACGGCGATACCTATCAGCACCAGTTTTATTTGGCCGATATCAAAATAGATGCAGATTTTGGCGATAAAGTAAACCTGTTCCTGTCAAAAAAAGGGTTCGCGGGCTTTTTCCCAATGCCCGATGAACGGAGTTATCGCGTGGTAGGTAACCTTCCCGATGCGTTTGATAAGAAAGATGAATTGCAAATTGAAGAAGCACTACCGCACCTGCGGGAAGTAACTAAACAACAGATCATTGTTGAGCAAACCAACTGGTTCACCACTTATCGCCTGCACCACCGCATGGCCGATAAATTCAGGGAGCAACGCTGCTTTTTAATTGGCGATGCCGCACATATCCATTCGCCGGTTGGCGGGCAGGGTATGAACACGGGCTTGCAGGATGCCTATAACCTGGCCTGGAAACTGGCCGGCATTGTTAATAACCAGCTTAAAGCATCGGTTTTAGATAGCTACGCGCAGGAAAGAATGCCGGTAGCTAAAGATCTGCTCAATACCACCGACCGTATTTTTAAAATGATCCTGTCGCGCAACTGGTTTATTAATTTGCTGAAGAAGTATTTACTGCCCGTAGTTTTAAAATGGGTATGGAGTAAACCTCATTTGCGCGAGGCATTTTTTAAACGCGTGTCACAAACCGGCATCGCCTATCGCGATAGCAGCATAAACCTTAACCTAAGCCATGCCAGCCAGATCAAAGCAGGCGACAGGCTGCCTTATCTCAAGGTTTTCGACGAAAAACGCCAGCTGGAAACCGATCTGCATGAATGGTGCAGCAAACCCGGCTTTACGCTCATTTGCTTAGGCAAACTCAAAGAGATCGACCTGTTTACCTTAGCCAAATGGATCACTCAGAACTACGGGGCCAGCCTCAACTTTTTTTACCTGCCCCCATCAACCAAAAACCAACACATTTTTGATGCTTTCGACGTCAAGGAAAATCAAAAGAAAGCACTCATCATCCGGCCCGATATGCACATTGGCTTTTTAAATGATGTAGTGGATATTGATATGATGGATAATTACCTGCTGAATGTAGCGGGGGTAGTTCATGGTTTATAG
- a CDS encoding SAM-dependent methyltransferase — MPYGTLYLIPVPLADDAAAKSFTPYLVDTINSIKEYIVENEKTARRFLKEAGLKTPQSELVIHDYGKHNRDMGNADFFKGLQAGNDVGLMSEAGCPGVADPGAEIVDKAHRMGIKVVPLVGPSSILLALMASGFSGQSFAFHGYLPIDKVLRAKKIKELESTAIKLDQTQMFIETPFRNNPMLEEILKSGNPKTKLCIACDLTAATELVQTKTIADWQKKVPDLHKRPTIFLLYHGNK; from the coding sequence ATGCCCTATGGAACCCTTTATTTAATTCCCGTACCATTGGCCGATGACGCGGCCGCTAAATCATTTACGCCATACCTGGTTGATACCATAAACAGTATCAAAGAATACATTGTGGAGAACGAAAAAACCGCCCGCCGCTTTTTAAAAGAAGCCGGACTGAAAACCCCGCAAAGCGAACTCGTTATTCACGATTATGGCAAACATAACCGCGATATGGGCAACGCCGACTTTTTTAAAGGCCTGCAAGCCGGTAATGATGTCGGCCTGATGAGCGAAGCCGGCTGTCCTGGCGTAGCCGATCCGGGAGCTGAGATTGTGGATAAAGCCCATCGCATGGGTATTAAGGTTGTGCCTTTAGTTGGCCCAAGCTCCATTTTACTGGCGCTGATGGCTTCGGGCTTTAGCGGTCAAAGTTTCGCCTTTCATGGTTACCTGCCTATTGATAAAGTGCTTCGCGCCAAAAAAATCAAAGAACTGGAAAGTACGGCAATAAAGCTCGATCAAACCCAGATGTTTATTGAAACACCTTTCCGCAATAACCCTATGCTTGAGGAGATTCTGAAAAGCGGTAACCCTAAAACCAAACTCTGTATAGCCTGCGATCTTACAGCCGCTACCGAGTTGGTACAAACCAAAACCATTGCCGATTGGCAAAAGAAGGTGCCCGATCTGCATAAACGCCCAACCATCTTTTTACTCTATCACGGCAATAAATGA